The genome window GCGTTAGAAGGTGTATTGCTTGGCCGCCTTTACGTATTAAAGTTCTTAGACAAAAATAGAAAAGCTAACGTTGATCGCGTCCGAAGCGAATTAGGCAAAGGCTTTGAAGACACACTGCAAGATATCATAGACAATATCGAAAACCCCGATCGTAAATTATTGCTAGCTGAATTTATTGATGCTCGCCTTTTTTACCTTGAGTCTTTTGAGCAAATGGTAGAAACAATTTATTCTCGTAACGATTTAATAGCACAAGAGATGTTACCTCACGATCAAAAAATTGCCGAACTATCTGAGAAAATAAAGCTTTCACTTAAAAAAGATCAAGACACACTGGGCCCACAAGTTCAAAAACGCAATGATGAAAGTGTTGTTACTGTTATTGCTACTTCGGCTATTGTATTAATACTTACTATTATTATGGGCTGGATGATTATTCGTGCTATCACTAAACCGCTCAAGGGATTAGTTAAGGTAGTTGAAAATGTTCAGAAAACTGGTGACTTATCATTACGTTTTGAAAATAATGCCAAAGACGAAGTCGGCTTAATTTCAGACGCTTTTAATAGGTTTCTAACAAGTTTAGATGTTAAAGCTGAAATAGCTAAAAACGTTGCTCGCGGTAATTTATCAACCAAGGTTTCATTGTTATCAGCTAAAGATTCTTTAGGCCAATCTTTTCAAATGATGCTCAAAAGCTTATTAACTAAAGAGAAAGCGCTAAAACAAATTAGCTTGGGCGTTGTAGATATTAATATAGAAGCAGAATCAGATGAAGATGAATTAGCGCTTATGCTTAACAGAATGATTTCAGATATGAGAATCATTGCTGAAAAAGCCGATATTATTGCCAGTGGTAATTACAATGTTGAGATTGAACCTCGTTCAAACAAAGATACGCTTATGCAAAGTTTGGCAAGGATGACTACAACCTTGCAAGAAAATTTTGAGAAATCAAAGCTGGAACATTGGTTAAAAACAGGCCAAAGTATTGTTAATGATGAGGCCCGGGGTAACCAGTCAGAAGAGCAGATAGCCAATAGTGTTATTACCGCGCTTTGTCAGCATATGAATATGCGAGGTGGTGTTTATTACAGCCATAACACTGCAGAGGAAACACTTGAGTTTTTAACCGGGTATGCGTTAAATAAAGTACCAGACGAGTATAAATCTATTAGCAAAAATCAAGGGCTTGCCGGACAAGTACTTGCTGATCGCCAGACATTAGTCATTAATGAATTGCCAGAGCATTATTTTAACATTAGCTCATTAACAGGTAATACTGACGCCAAACATTTAATTCTTTTTCCTTTTATCTACGACAATGAACTACTCGCCGTTATTGAACTTGTTTCATTAACACCAATTACCAACCAACATAAACAGCTATTAGGCACCGTAGAAGAAAATATTGCTATTGCGATATTAAGTGCTCGCCATCGCAGTAACACAGAAAACTTACTGGTTAAAACTCAATTGCAGGCAGAAGATCTTGAAAACCAAAAGCAAGTCATAGAGTCAACAAAAGACAAGTTAGAGCATGCAATGCTCTTAGCTGAGCAGGCCAGCGCCTCAAAAAGTGATTTTCTAGCCAATATGTCGCATGAAATACGTACCCCAATGAATGCCATTATAGGTATGTCGCAATTAGCATTAAAAACCGACCTTGATAACAAGCAAAGAAACTATATTGAGAAAGTACATCGTTCATCAGAGACTCTACTTGGCATTATTAATGACATCCTCGATTTCTCTAAAATAGAAGCGGGCAAACTTGATATGGAACAAATCGAGTTCAGCCTTGAAGATGTGTTTGACAATCTTGCAAATTTAGTTGGTTTTAACGCCGAAGATAGAGGTTTAGAACTTATATTTGATATTCCAAGTAATATTCCAACCGCATTAATAGGCGATCCATTAAGGCTTGGACAAGTGTTGGTAAACATTGGTAATAATGCGGTTAAATTTACCGAAGAAGGTGAAGTTCTCATTAGTGTAAGAATTATTGATGAAGACGAACATAGCGTTAAATTACGCTTTAATGTAAGTGATACTGGCGTTGGTATAAACGCACAACAACAGAAAAAACTGTTCCAATCATTTTCACAAGCTGACACATCTACTACCAGAAAGTTTGGTGGCACAGGTCTTGGTTTAGCCATTAGTAAAAACTTAACCGAACTAATGCAAGGTGAGATAGGTGTTGAGTCTGTTGAAGGCCAAGGCAGTACTTTCCATTTCACCGCTTTATTTGAAAAACAACAGGTTCAACAAAAACAGAAAATAGATAAAGCGCTCAAATTAGAACAGCTTAACGTTCTGGTTGTAGATGATAACAGCTCGGCTCGAGAAATTTTGTCTTCAATGTTAGAAAGTTTAGGTTTCATCGTTACCAGTGTTAACAGCGGCGCCAAAGCGCTATCAACAATAGTTGAGTCAAATGAGGTCGATCCTTATAAGTTAATCATTATGGACTGGAAAATGCCTGGAATGGATGGTGTTGCAACTATACAGGCTATTCAGCAGCATCAAAGCATTACCAAACAACCTAAAATAATTATGGCAACTTCATATGGCAAAGAGGAAGCGATGCTAGCGGCTAATAAAGCTAATATCGACAATGTACTTGCAAAACCGGTGACCGCTTCAAGTTTATATGAAGCCATTATGCTCTCACTTGGGCACGAGATCATAAAAAGATCTCACCAAACCAGAGCAGACGTAACTAATGAGGTGCTAGAACACTTAAATGGAGCCCATCTGCTTCTAGTTGAAGACAATGAAATAAACCAAGAATTGGCCGTTGAAATACTCACCACTAACGGCATGACAGTAGTGATAGCCAATAATGGTCAAGAGGCGATCGACATTTTACAAAACCAAATATTTGACGGTGTATTAATGGATTGTCAAATGCCCGTACTTGATGGCTACCAAGCCACTCGAATGCTTCGAGAGCAGTCAAAGTTTAAAGACTTACCTATATTAGCCATGACAGCCAACGCGATGTCTGGCGATAAAGAAAAAGTAATTGCCGCGGGTATGAATGATCATATTTCAAAACCTGTCAACATACGCGATATGTTTACTACCATGGCGAAATGGATCTTCCCGAAAAATTCAATACCGCAAGGAGAAACAATTCTTGCCAGCTCTGATGTCATTGAAATTGAACCGCAATTAATTCCTGATGTTTTATTTGGTATCAACACTCAGCAAGGCTTGGCTATTACCCAGGGCAATAGCAAGCTTTATCACAAGCTTTTAGTCAAATTTAGAAACGCGAATCTAGACTTTAAAGAGCGATTTACTCAAGCTGCTTTTACCGAACAAAATAATGATGAAGAAGCGACTCGTTATGCCCATACATTAAAAGGCGTTGCAGGTAATATTGGCGCTGAAGATGTGCAAGCTGCTGCAGAAACATTAGAGGCTGCTTGTGTAAATAACGACAGCGAAGCAACAATAAAAGAGCACTTTGAGCAATTAATGACTCACCTTTTACCTGTGTTAAAAGACCTTGAACAACTTTCATCAATCATGTCAGCCGATACTAGCATTAAAGTGAATATTGCTGCAGAACAATTAGTTCAACATTTTGATGAATTAGCTGATTTACTAGCCAATTTTGACACTCAAGCTCAAGATTTGATAAACAAATTACAAACATTTCAGCTAGATAGCCTGATTAATGAACAGCTGAATTTAATTGCAGAATCAGTTACGGATTATGACTTTGAACAAGCGCAAAACTTACTTAAAGCAATCATGAAATAAACAACGCTCAGTTAAGAAAGACTTCGTGATTTCCTGCCATTTTAAGTTCAGGGTGCTTTGTAACTACTCTTTTAAGCTGAGGCTCTTGCCGTGAACTAAGCTCGACTAATAATACATAACGACCTGATGCTATTTCGCTTTTGATCATTTCAGGATCCACGGTATTGTTGGTATTAACGAATAAGTTGTGGGCTTGGTTAGTAAAAAAAGTAAAAAATAAAACGACAACGGCTAATGAAAACCAAACAAGGCTAAACAGAATAAAGCCATAAAAATAAGAAACTATGGTGATCAATACGGCAATAAATGCCGAAAGATAAAGGTTATAATTACCTAACAGTAATGACTTAAATATTTCATCGGTGATTGGCATAAATGTATCAAGGTGCTGGGTACCTTGAGTTTTTGAAATAAGATGGATCTGGGGCTTTGAAAACCCATTGTTTTCTAGTTCTGAAGATATAAGCTTCAAATCACCTATATCGTCGCAAAGATAAAAATGCCTCTGCATAAAATCCCTCTAAAATTGTACATTCGTTCCTTAATTAAAATTATGGCTTATTAATGTGAAAGATCAAATTAAGAGGTAAATTTATTTATTATCGACGCCATCGTTCGGGATGAAAGTAACTCCATTTGCAACAGAGTTTAAACCATCTATGTCATTCTAAGTTAACTCATTCATCAAGCAAAAAAAATGAGACACCACAGTGTCTCATTTAAAAATAACTTTAAGCTTCCGGCTTGAGTTGGGTCCTTAATAATCCATTTATCACCGCCCCACGCGATTTAAAATCCATTTTTCCCTTTGCTTCCTGCATTCATCCTGAAATACTCAATCCCGCGAGCTTTAAGCTATGTCACAATTAAAGTCCAATTTAATTGATGAAACAATATCCATATTGTATAGCGAGCTGTCCATAACGTTATTACCCTCTATGGTAATAACAAAAATGATTGCATCCTTGCCGGTTCGTCCTAAACCCTATGTCTCCTGACAATATGTATATTAACAAACCAGTTACATTTCAAAACCTGTAAACTAAAAATAATTAACCACAATTATAATGAATTATATCGAACATCTCTGAAGGCCCTTGTTTATATGGGCTGGTGACTTTTTGTAAGAAATAGAAGAGAAAACTAATAGGATTATCCCACAACGCTGTGAGATATGTCGCACATACCTAGAGGAAAATGACCATAATCAAAACTACTGTTATTTGTGGTAAATCTACTTCGATTTTGGAATTTACGGAACGCTCTGGAGTTTTTCAGAATAAAGAAAGTGTTTTATTCATATGAACGAACTGAATCACGAGCATTGGTTATGACCGCTGATGCGACAAAACAGTCAGATATTCAAGCCTAATAATGATAAAGCTAAGTTCAGGTTATCGCTTTCAACCTGACACTATTGTTCTTCAATATAAGTTGCTAACTTGCAATTTATGCGGATCTTTATTTGTTGTAAATAGTATATGAATCATGTAGGAAATCTTAATGTATTATGGCTCATATACGATCTGACATTTACTATGTCCAGCATTAGGATAAGTTTACGCATGGAGCCTTATTTCATGACACTACAAGTGAAAATAGCCACTGTAAAAAACAATGGCTTTAATAAGATGAATTCTAAATAATGTCGCTAGGGCCAGTATCGGAGTTCATTGCTTTCGAAGTTATCGGGGTCATTAACGCGGTCACTGCCATCGGGGTGACTATGGCCAGTTTACCGTATTTTTTGATAAAATTGCGGCGATTTTCCTGCTTTTGTTGCTCTACTTCACCAGTACTAGTCTTATTTTTACTACTCATCAGCTTCCCCTTTAATCTTCTAATTTGACTTGTTTAACTAAGTCGGCTTGTAATTTGGCCGATAAATCACTCAATGTTTCGCCGTTTTGATAAACCGCTTGCACTTTGTAACTGTGCAACGACTCACTTAATCCCGGATGAGTAAATCGGGTATTACTTGTGGTAAACAGCACGTCAGTTTGATCGACGTTTTCGCCTTCGTTGTAGTACACATTGTATGCCGTAGCTTCTGCGATATAGGCCCAATTTAGGCTAATGTTGCTACCGTTACTGGTGATTTTCAAACTCGTAGGGATGGCTGAATCAGGGTCGATAACGGCATTATTATCACTCTCGATAGATTCAGGTGTATCATTATTATCTGTTGGTTCGGTAGCAGTATCTGATTCAATATTACTCCCATCTACGGGATCTGTATCAGAGTTGATGCTATCTTCCGGCAACACAGTTTCCGGTGGCAATTCTTCGTTTGGTTCTACCTGGCTTTCGCCACCACATGCTGTCAATAACATCGCGGTGAACAGCAGTGGAAGTTTATTGTTGATCATATTCAAGTCCTGTTATTGCTTATGGCGTTTCAACGGTCAAGCGGCGACCATCAGTGAAATAATAGCCGGCTTCTGCCTGGCCCATGAAATTCAATGAGCCGGCAAGAATCGTACTAATCCTTTTAATTAAACCATCATCGGTGTCTTTTAAGCTGGTACTGTAAAAGCGCAGCGCTAATAAATGCGCACCATCACCATAGGCCGGAATGGTAAAATCGGCACTGGTAAATTGTAAATGAGAGGTGGTTTCCCCTTGATAGTGGTAATCGGTAAAGCTATGCGTGCTTAGCATTGTGCTGGCTAATACACCGGAGTTTGCGACTTCATCAAGGTTGGTAAATTCAGCACTAGCACAGGCTGGGTCGGCAGCGCTCACTAAGCCACAATTGTCGATAACCACTTTGCTTTTTAGGTCTTCATACGCTAAAACGGTCCAGCGAACCTTATAGTCACCGGCAGATAAAGCACCGATTAGTGGTGTTGTGAATGTGGTATCGGTACTGGCAAACACTTGAACGTCTTCCACTAAAGGGCTCAACCTGCGAGCGGCTTCTTTGGCTGTGGATTGCTGAAAATAATTACTGACAAAAATTGGTAATGTTATGCCCGCCGTAGCATCGTTTACCTCCAATAACATGCCCTGAAAGTTATGATCGAGTTGCTCGTAAGTAAAAACAACATAACATTCACCGTTAGCAGGGATACTTGTCTGGCAAGAGCTATCAACATAGGTAATATTATCTGTTGCATTGTTGTCTCTCATCACTGCAATCTGTCCGGTTAAATCAACCGCCGTTGCATAATTATTGACGATGGTCACCGTTGTAGTTTTTGTACTGAGCTCATTCTCTTCTTGCAGGGAAAAATAGATTTGCTCTTGGCTGACGTCTAATGTTGCCAATGCAGGGGTCAAAAAGGTTGTGCTGATAAGTGCAACAACCGTGGCAGTTTTATGTATTAATTTCATCGCAATTTTCCTTACTGTGCAGCTTCAATGATAATTTTACGGCCTAAACCATCAGCGAGTGACATACCCTGTCCGCCGGCAGCAATGACAGAGATGAAATGGTGCTTCATCGCTTCGTCGACATCAGCGCGGTAATACACTCGGGCAACAAGATTGTTACTGTAGGCAGGCATGGTGATGGTGCCGGTAAACTCGGTCACTGAAGAGGCATAACTGTTATAGGTGGTTGCCCCAGTAGTAGCGTAACCGGCTGTAGCTTCAACCCAGCCAATGTTGCTGCCAAAACCTGCGGCACAACTTTCAGCAGTGGTGTCAGCACAATCGAAAAGCGCGATGATAGTGCGATAAGAGTCGTGGTAACCATCGATGTTAAATTTAGCATCATAAGCAGTGCCCGCAATCGGCAGAGCCGCGATCGGGGTGTCGGTGCCCAAATCTGTCACTCTGAAATTCTTCAGTAGCGGCGCAATTCTACGCTTAGCTTGCTCTGCTGTGGCTTCAGCGCTAATATCTTTAATAAAAAGAGGGAATCTACGAGTTGTATTATCCAGATCCGCATATAGGTACTTTATGCGAAAAATGTCATGATTTGGTACCGTCGTGGCAGTTTTTAGTTGGATTAAGGTAAACTCACAGGATTGGCCAGTAGCTAACACGGTATTGCTATTACAAGTACTGTTGGTTTTATTATATTCTTCATATAATATCCCATTCGGTGCTGTATCATTACCTTTGAAGGTAAAATCGTACGAGCCTTCATTGGTAATGGTGATGATTTGCTTTCTGTTTGTTACGTTGCCTCCGCCTTTAACGATAAAATAACTTGGACTAACGCTAAAGCCTTTCGTGCCAGAAAAATTAACTTGTGGCTGGTTAAAGCCTTCTTGCGCAGCACTGCTAAAAAAATCTACCGAGTTAGCATTGGCGCTAATGGTAAGCGCAAAGCTATAATCGCCGGCACTGGTGATCAAGTCGGTAATATCTATGGTGTATAGCTCACCTTGTGCAGTATCAAGTACTTTATCAAGTTGAGTGACATCGAATGATTTGAGTACGGTTGCACCATAGCTGACACTTGGCGCAGTACTGCTGTTAACCTGCGTTTCGTCCCAAGTGGTGTTGGAAGCTTGCCTTAGCTCGACTGTGGTGTCGCCAGCAACTTGTCGAGCAGACAATACCAATTCGACTTTCGTAACGCCCGTAGGGCTATACTGCGCAACGTTGAATTGTACGTAGGCAACCTTTGCTGAAGCGGCATCATTTAGATCTTTAATGGAGATGAATTGTCTGTTGCTCCAGTTGTTATCGATATTAGCAGCGTTGCTGTAATTATCTTTATCAAAGCCGACGCTTGTATTCACATTGATAGTGGCTGCATCAGCCATTCCAGTAGATAATAGGGTCAATACCAAAGCGCACTTAACGGCATCGACGAATCTACGATGACACAGTCGTTTTTTTAACTTAAATCTCATAATTGGGTATTCCCCTTCAGTGGTAATTTATTGTTTTTCACTATGATAGCGATGGCTTGAACCCGGTAGGTTGGTTAACTCAAGGCAGCCATTACACTGCCAAGAGTTAACACGGTTGGGATCGTTCAAATTAACTGCAGCTTGCTCATTACTTATTTTTCGGCTTAGTTTTTTTATTTGATTTTTTGGCTGGCGCAGTAAACTCTTCTAGGCTTATTTTGCCGTCACTATTTCTATCTTTGCGCTTAAAACCATTTTTCAGCATTTGGTTTTGCTGTTTGCTGTCGGTAATATTTAACCTGACAAAGTGATTGTCCAAATTCACTTTAAATTCCGACATGCTCAGGTGCTGGTCCTGATCGACATCTAATTTATTAAAACGTTCGGCTTTACTTGCCTGACTAGCAAAGCTGGTTAATAAAAGTATGCTTAGACTAATTAATGATATTTTTTTCATGTTTTGGGCTCTCTTGTAAATAATGACTTTGCTTTGATTTTTTATTAACGATTAAAATTTCAATTTTAATTTCAGGCCTTACCAGGAAGATAAAATTTTAAAATTAACCGTAGCGCGTTTATATAAAGAGTGTTTTAAACTGAAAAATCCGTAATGTTTTTCTTATTTTTTTAATTTTTATTTAAAAATTACGAATGAGTTAAGAAAGTTCAGAGCGTCACGCTAGGTAGCTTGAATAGTGCCTTTATGAAAATATAAAGGCACAAGATGAAAATTACTGAGTGTTGACAATGGCTGAATGACTCAGCCGCCAATTAAGCGCTAAAACAGTTGTTCTTTATCTAAGCGAAAATCATCAATAATGATTTCATCGGTACCGGCAGAAGATTTACTGTTGCGCTTCATCCTAAAAGTGATCACATAGCGGGCATCATTTGGGCGTTTTCGGAAGGTAAACGTAATGTCGCCAGATGTTGCCGGAAGGATATC of Thalassotalea fonticola contains these proteins:
- a CDS encoding CBM96 family carbohydrate-binding protein; amino-acid sequence: MRFKLKKRLCHRRFVDAVKCALVLTLLSTGMADAATINVNTSVGFDKDNYSNAANIDNNWSNRQFISIKDLNDAASAKVAYVQFNVAQYSPTGVTKVELVLSARQVAGDTTVELRQASNTTWDETQVNSSTAPSVSYGATVLKSFDVTQLDKVLDTAQGELYTIDITDLITSAGDYSFALTISANANSVDFFSSAAQEGFNQPQVNFSGTKGFSVSPSYFIVKGGGNVTNRKQIITITNEGSYDFTFKGNDTAPNGILYEEYNKTNSTCNSNTVLATGQSCEFTLIQLKTATTVPNHDIFRIKYLYADLDNTTRRFPLFIKDISAEATAEQAKRRIAPLLKNFRVTDLGTDTPIAALPIAGTAYDAKFNIDGYHDSYRTIIALFDCADTTAESCAAGFGSNIGWVEATAGYATTGATTYNSYASSVTEFTGTITMPAYSNNLVARVYYRADVDEAMKHHFISVIAAGGQGMSLADGLGRKIIIEAAQ
- a CDS encoding LYR motif-containing protein; the encoded protein is MQRHFYLCDDIGDLKLISSELENNGFSKPQIHLISKTQGTQHLDTFMPITDEIFKSLLLGNYNLYLSAFIAVLITIVSYFYGFILFSLVWFSLAVVVLFFTFFTNQAHNLFVNTNNTVDPEMIKSEIASGRYVLLVELSSRQEPQLKRVVTKHPELKMAGNHEVFLN
- a CDS encoding response regulator; its protein translation is MLAKFNIGAKMALVFSSIFLIMLFSVGLSIKDLQMSNADFKSYRDFARKSVLSGRVQANMLMASRAAGSFLKTRDEEYFDIFQNRIAQAKRFAVEQQDALNDDTRKALSIDLVNSIDQYRNVSLQVFKLLRQRDIILTQRLDPQGIKMRKNIESIMISAFADQDATASYHAGKALEGVLLGRLYVLKFLDKNRKANVDRVRSELGKGFEDTLQDIIDNIENPDRKLLLAEFIDARLFYLESFEQMVETIYSRNDLIAQEMLPHDQKIAELSEKIKLSLKKDQDTLGPQVQKRNDESVVTVIATSAIVLILTIIMGWMIIRAITKPLKGLVKVVENVQKTGDLSLRFENNAKDEVGLISDAFNRFLTSLDVKAEIAKNVARGNLSTKVSLLSAKDSLGQSFQMMLKSLLTKEKALKQISLGVVDINIEAESDEDELALMLNRMISDMRIIAEKADIIASGNYNVEIEPRSNKDTLMQSLARMTTTLQENFEKSKLEHWLKTGQSIVNDEARGNQSEEQIANSVITALCQHMNMRGGVYYSHNTAEETLEFLTGYALNKVPDEYKSISKNQGLAGQVLADRQTLVINELPEHYFNISSLTGNTDAKHLILFPFIYDNELLAVIELVSLTPITNQHKQLLGTVEENIAIAILSARHRSNTENLLVKTQLQAEDLENQKQVIESTKDKLEHAMLLAEQASASKSDFLANMSHEIRTPMNAIIGMSQLALKTDLDNKQRNYIEKVHRSSETLLGIINDILDFSKIEAGKLDMEQIEFSLEDVFDNLANLVGFNAEDRGLELIFDIPSNIPTALIGDPLRLGQVLVNIGNNAVKFTEEGEVLISVRIIDEDEHSVKLRFNVSDTGVGINAQQQKKLFQSFSQADTSTTRKFGGTGLGLAISKNLTELMQGEIGVESVEGQGSTFHFTALFEKQQVQQKQKIDKALKLEQLNVLVVDDNSSAREILSSMLESLGFIVTSVNSGAKALSTIVESNEVDPYKLIIMDWKMPGMDGVATIQAIQQHQSITKQPKIIMATSYGKEEAMLAANKANIDNVLAKPVTASSLYEAIMLSLGHEIIKRSHQTRADVTNEVLEHLNGAHLLLVEDNEINQELAVEILTTNGMTVVIANNGQEAIDILQNQIFDGVLMDCQMPVLDGYQATRMLREQSKFKDLPILAMTANAMSGDKEKVIAAGMNDHISKPVNIRDMFTTMAKWIFPKNSIPQGETILASSDVIEIEPQLIPDVLFGINTQQGLAITQGNSKLYHKLLVKFRNANLDFKERFTQAAFTEQNNDEEATRYAHTLKGVAGNIGAEDVQAAAETLEAACVNNDSEATIKEHFEQLMTHLLPVLKDLEQLSSIMSADTSIKVNIAAEQLVQHFDELADLLANFDTQAQDLINKLQTFQLDSLINEQLNLIAESVTDYDFEQAQNLLKAIMK
- a CDS encoding EF-hand domain-containing protein yields the protein MKKISLISLSILLLTSFASQASKAERFNKLDVDQDQHLSMSEFKVNLDNHFVRLNITDSKQQNQMLKNGFKRKDRNSDGKISLEEFTAPAKKSNKKTKPKNK